In the genome of Lathyrus oleraceus cultivar Zhongwan6 chromosome 4, CAAS_Psat_ZW6_1.0, whole genome shotgun sequence, the window TACTGTTTTGAAAAACAAATTTTTATAATtgaatttaaattttttaaaaataatttttttgatcatgttttgttaaaaaaaaaaaaaatttaaatataaatatctttttaattttcaaaaagaaaaatctataatttttattttgaaaatttacttttataaaaaaataaatttaagattttttttattttacaaaattagacaaattcgatttttattttaaatatgGATGTGTAAAATATGAATTTGGttaaaattatattaataatatACTCAAAATATATATTTGATTAAAATCATACTAATAATTAACCTAAAACGGATTTGAATATGAGTAATGGTAATTCAAATAACTGATTAATGTGAGAACACATCACTAAGGAAACCAAAAACTTAAAATAAAAAGATAAGGAAGAAACTCAAGAGATCCATGACAACGAATCGGGTGAGAGACGAGTTTTATCCTTTATATACTCAAACTCCAATTTCAATTAAGACACATTATATTCTATGCTCTAAAATTCAAATTGAGATAAATAATGGAACTCAGAATTTGTCTCATACAGGTTTGAGTATTCTCGCCTTCCTTTTATCCTAGGATCagaatcaattttttaaaattgatttaaTACATTTCTTTAAATTTATAATATATCTCGAACTCTAACAAACATTATAATCCATTAGAAATAACAAATTAgaataattttaaaaaatttaaatataattttaaatattttaaataataaagTAAATATCAATATATTAACCAAACGTTTAACATTCTATATTTCAgaaatattttatattataaaaGAGGGGATAACAAATATTAGTGTCTTCATTATTCGACTTATACTTAATTTTTAAAATCAAGAAACACTCAAACATAAATATTAATCCAATAAAAACAGGATTTTCCAACAAATACAAAATGaatttaaacaaataattaaatatacaaatttTATTACGTATCTAAACACATGAATTATTTTAAATTCTAACCACATGTTTTAATAGAATGTATATGGTTAAAACTTACTCCACTCACTTTTGTCtaaaaagaatatatatatatatatatatatatatatatatatatatatatatatatatatatatatatatatatatatatatatatatatatatatataaagttaGGCGAGTACGATGGAAAGTGAGATCTGGACGAGTACTTCCAACTCGTCAATGAACGAATGAATTACTCCAATGTTGCCGAAGTCTCTAAATGTAAGATGTTTCCATTAACTCTGATTAGGGCAACCAAAATATGGTTCAATGGCCTCTCAGAAAGAGCATCGAATCATGGACGGATCTCTACGAACGATTATCCGTACATTTTATAGTCCGAAAAAGGCAGCATGTGACAGTAGCTGCTTTGAGCGGGATCATTAGAAAGAGAGCTTGCAGTCTTATATCGACTGATTTACTCAAGTTGTTGTTAATATACAAGAAGTCGGAGAAGGCCTTAAGTGTTGGATCTTCTGAAACGGTCTTTTGCGTGACCACCCCTTTAGGTTGAAGGTAGGAAAGAAAAAGGTATTAACCACCCAGGAGATACTGAGCATGGCTCAATCTTACATGATTCTAGATGAGATACTGAACACACACTTCGTTAACCCCATCTTCGCTAACACCAACTCCAATCGCCCGACATGGAAAAAGCCTCACTAGTGGAAGGACGACTCTGACCGAAGCGAAATTGAAGAAAATGTGAGAAGATCAACAAGGTAAAAAGGTTTTCCTCAAAAAATCCAAGATTGTGAGTTATTCCGAGATAACGAAgtcaatgatgatggtgatttcATCCATTTTGCACTTGTGGTCGAATTTGAACCCGTTAAAATAAAAGAGGCTTTAATTGATCCAAAGTGCATTTGTGTTATGAAGGAGGAACTTGAACCTATTGAGAAGAATAATACTTGGGATTTGGTTGATCTACCGGACAGAAAGAAGTCAATTGGTGTGAGATGGGTGTTCAAAGGGAAGACAAATTCCAAGGGTAAAATAATCAAGCATATGGCTCGATTAGTTGCAAATGGATTCTTGCAAAGAGAATGTATAGACTTTGAAGAGCTATTCACACCCGTTGCTAGGATTGAGATCATAAGGCTAATTGTTGGTATTGAAAATAACAACAATTGACCCATctaccaaatggatgtcaaataTGTATTTTTGAAAGAATCGCTTGAAGAAGAGGTGTATGTAGAACAACCCATTGATTTTGTTGCGAGAAACCAAGAGCTAAAGTTCTACAAGTTGAAGAAAATGTTATATGATTTGAAGCAAGCTCGAAGAGCTTGGAACAAAATAATGTATGGTTTCCTAAAGAAGGTTGGCTTCAAAAAATGTGTATTCGAGCATGGAGTGTATGTGAAGATGGATACAAGTAAAGGAGTGATTATCCTTTGTCTATATGTAGACGACTTGTTGATAACGGACAGCAACGGAAAGTGAATTTCTAAGTTTAAGAGCAAACTTATGAAAGAATTTGAGATGACCGACCTTGGCGTCATGACATACTTCCTTGGCATTGAGTTTCACAAGTCCAAAAGGGGACTActcatgcaccaaagaaggtatgcgcttgagatattgaagaagtttgaaattgagTATTGTATTATTGTCGTTACTCTGACTGAATCGAGACTACAATTGTCGAATAATGAGGATGAGCAAAATATTGATCAAACTCAATATAGGAGGTTGATTGGATCCTTGCGTTATTTATGCAATACGCAATCGAACTTGGCGCTTAGTGTCGCTATTGTGAGTATATTCATGGGGAGATCGAAGGTGTCTCACTTGGCAGTAGTCAAGAGGATCCTAAGATATTTCAAAGGTTCTGTTGGCTGCGGAATTCTCTTTCTCGTAGCAGATACGGGCAGAAAATGCAACTTGCTCGGTTTTACCGATTCCAATTGGTACGGAGATAAAGATGATCGAAAGTCTACAGTTGAAAACATTTTTATGTTCGGTGGAACATCAATCCCATGGTGTTTGAAGAAGAAACCAGTAGTTGCACTCTCGTCTTATGAGGCCGAGTACATTGTCGCTTTGTGATGTGCGTGTCAGGCCGTGTGGCTAATGAATATATTGAAGGAGATGGGGAGCAATAAGGGTGAGGTTGTTACACTCCTGGTTGACAACGTTTTCGCGGTTAATCTTGCTAAGAACCTAATTGCACATGGGAGGAGCAAGTATATTGAGATCAGTTTGACTACTTGAGGGAACTTGGGAACTTGTTAGTGAAGGAGGGTTAAGATTAGGATATTATAGAAGTGAAGATCAAGTGGATGATTTGTTGACTAAGGGAGTCACAAATGATGTGTtcaagaggttgaagatgaacatAGGCATGGAAGACTTGGAGCACTTGAATTAAGGTGGTGTGTTAAAAGTTTTTTCTGGTAATTCAAGTGTTGTAACCGATTAACACGGGGATGTAACCAATTACAACAAGACAAAAGTCACTTCTGAACTGAAGAAATAGGAAAATTTCGTGGGTGTAACCGATTAACGACTGCACGTAACCAGTTACCACAGAAAGTGATTTAATTTTTATAACAGCTGTAATCAGTTACAAGTTTAGTGTAATCGATTACAGGCACGAGCTTTCAGTTTTTTCTATTATTTGACTTATGTTATTTGAGTCAGAATCACAATGTAATACTTGTATAAATAACTTTGAGACATTCTCGTCAAAACTAATGAAATATTCTcactctcaattttctctctctcCACACTCTAATTTTCTTGATTATTCACCAATCTTGTAGTTCCAAATTTCAATATGGATTGATATCTGATAGAATAGAATGGAATAAAGTGTTAACTAATGAGATTTTATTATTCAAATATTATTTGAGATTTTATTATTCAGATATGCAAATAATAGAAGGAATGAAACATGATGGAATCAATATTTTTTTTCCATCCAATTTGGGGCGTTGTGTTTTCTTTTCTTTCTGCTTTCTGCATTTTTTCTTTGTATTTCAGAAACTCAGGATCTGTTATTTGATACACCCCTAACGTTCTGTTATTTTCATTGATATATCATATATAGTCAAGCAACCTCTATTTTTCTGTAACATTCTCCGTCGCCGAATGTATAGTGAAAGCATGAAGCAAAAACATGTACTTATGAGTGTACATTCTAATTTTCTCTATTCTTTTTAAATTTAATTCAATCCGATCACACGATACTAAAGTTATTACTATCAACTATCAAATTCAGTTACAACTACAAATCATGAAGAAACAACTGATTGCTTCGTGAAGAAACAACCGATTGCTTCGTCTAAGCCGCATAGACACTACACTCTATACTTTCATCTCCGTTTAACTCTCCGTCGAGTGGACCTTGCAATTTATTAACAGCAAAGGATAACTTGGTGGGACTTTGTTGGGCATCTTGTTTGACCAATAACTCCTTGAGGCCATGTTTATCAGAACTCATGAACGCCCCTACTGCTCCAAGAAATCCTTCATGCCGTAAGAACATTGCTTTCGCTTCACCTTTAGACCTAAGAAAGTAAACAAAAGATTCATTACCTTTTGTTTTTCTGAAGAAAAATCATGTCAACAGAAACCACATTAGTTATAAAGGGTTTATCTTGTCACTTACCAGAAATTAACAGCAACAGATAGTGTATCCATGGTAAAAGGATGCCTCCGAATAAAAAACCCACCAAAGAAAATCCTCTTCAGCCCAAATCGAAGGGCATTTAAGTAAGAGATCTGAACGAAAACAACAAAAGGAAACAAATGAGAGCCCAAAATCCATTTCCGGGCTGAAAGTGAGACACATAGCAAATGAGTTCCTTTGACACTGGTgtaaatcaaaatcatgtttacAGCACAAAACTGACCTGTCCAATATTATTTGAGATCATTCTTAGAAGAGAACGAGCAATATCTTCGGGTTTGTAATCTTCACGGTCCTTATTATCAGACATTGCCTTTCCAAAACTAGAGGCTATTGCTGTTGATGAAAGACCAATCTGTTATCAATCAAAGAAAAATACATATCAGCAAAACCAATATCGAAGAATCCTAATATAATATTCTTCTCCATTTAAAACATTAACGGTTTACAAACATACTTTCTAAATTGGTAACACAAGAGTATTTGTATTATCGTATAAAACAGGAAAAAGGGCATAAATTTTCACTAGTCATACCTTTGAATAGTCCGTTCCACCATAAATATCTCCGACGAGCATATCTACCGCTCTGTTGTTGCCCTGATAACTTAATTCCAGCAACTCATCAAAACTGAACCACAAAGGACATTGATGTTAATCCTATGAGTCTATATAGAAGAACCAATAATGAATATGTCCTCAAAATGCATAAGTAAATAAATAACCTCTTGCACTTAGTTAAAAGCTTTCCTAAACCCCAGAAGGTGCCTCCACCTATACTCGTTCCACTAACTCGCTCAAACTTTCCATCTCCTTCTACCTATACGAATTGAAAACTAAGAGATTTTTTTAACGTGTTTAAAAAAGAGATGAAATTTCAAAATTGAAAGGATATAGACATTATGTATCTTGTATGATAAAAACCTTTATCATGCCAACACCAGAACCAATATTAACGAGCAGATAGGGATACAGGTCATTTTGGTCAATCTGCATAAATTGTCTTTGATCACCCATATAGGTAAAGGCTTCTCGGTCAACTACCTATAGAGAGTAGAGTGAGAAAAAGATTAGATCTTGTGTTGTGAAATTCTCAAGGTGCATAAGCCGGAAGACTGAAACAACTACCAAATCTCATAAGGACTATTTTGGCCATAAAACTAATAGATATGGGATCTCAACATATATGCTAAACTTTTGCGGCATCAAAGATTATTTATTGAGTGAATAATTGAAAATATCAATATGAATCGTATAATAACTTTAATCAATATTTAAAAATGGGAAATTATTAACTTTATGATGATAAAATAGCAGAATTTGGATCCTACCTCGAGAAGAAAATTTGCTCCTGCGACAAGACAATCCATTTCATCTTCCTTGTCAAGAGTTATCCCTAGCCTTTCCTTGAATAAGTCTGCATACTTGTATGGTCCACCACCTGTGGCCTTCACAACAATAGTTTTCTTTATTTATATGGTCCTAAATGCTTCAAGactaaatatatattatattttgtTAAATGGAACATGTTTATTTGAAATGTCTCCCCAAGCTTCTGTAAGTATTTACCTTCTGACTATTAACTTAACACACTTTCGATTTTAACTAAGATTCATGTTGTCAATAGCGTGCAATAGTGAAATAGCGTATTGGTGGGTGGTAGGACTAAGCGCGACACTTTTGGCCTGCGAGCTGCCTTCAGCAATGGAGGTTGTTGCAGCCACTAACTGCCACCCTAAACCTCTATTGCATCCTCTATTAGGGTTTTAGGGATAAACTCCTCAAATCCTTTTTTTAAATCGTTGTCTTTTTAAAGGGTGTAAATTTCAATCTGAACCCTTTTAAGGGTAATGTTCTATTCTTCATTCTGTTATGTTGTTGCTCACAAACAATTACTTTGTTCTTCTTTCAACTTTTAGTTCAATTCAGTTATGTTCTTCTTCTCTGCTTAGGTTTTATTGCTCTATACTTTAGGTTCTTTAATTATTAAGTATTATGGTCTCtttaattttgtgtgtttttAAGTATTTATGTTTATTCTGTACACTAAATTTTAGTATTTGCAATAGCGGCTACCTACTATACCGCTAGAACATTTTAGGGGGTCGGTGCTACGCAACGCTATCTGAGATTAACAATATAGATTCCAGGAATATATGAACTCCATCCAGGAGACAAACTCAATATGCAAGGTATAGGAATTGCTTTGAAGCATAGCAGAGGACTCAAGTTGGTCAATAATTTAGACAAAATCTGATATATTTTCTCAAATCACCTATCTGCTAAAGCATAGTGGCAATAGGAACAAACAGTTCATAATATAAAGAGTTCAAGGCTTTTCAATTTTATTCACCTTAATAGATATTggttgatttcctggattttcttGCTGCTGAACACCTGATTTTATCACCAGTTACAATCAATTGAAGGAGATAACAGACACATAGAGTGCAACATCAAGAATTTCAATAATGAAGAAACCAAATTTTGTACACACCTCCAAGATGAAGTTTCATGGTCTTGATAAAATCTATACAATCATTTATCTTGCTTGTTTCAAACTTCTTGAAATTGAGCCTTCCTTTAAGAACAGGATGGTCCCTATTGCCTTTGGATTTCTCTGAAGTATTTCTAGAAGATATCTCCGCCTCACCGTCCACAAAATGATCATCGTCTTTTGTGAAGTATACTAGTTTGCAAAGAGATCCTGTGAACAGATAGACAGCATTAAAAGCCATACAGACACTTTACATTGCATAATAACTCTTAGAATTTGGATGAGTCCTACTTAACCATACAATATCGACTTGTAAGGTGAAGAATCCACTGAACACGTCCCCTCACGCACAAAGACTAAACATCGAGAGCATAACCCAAACAGCTCGATAACAAGTGGTCTGATATCTTTAGATTGACTCTGATATCATATTAGAATTTAGATTGGACTTAACTCAAACCCACCAAATCGGTTTATTAAGTAAAGGATCTCTCTCATTTATAAACATTATTTCAGGTCATATCACACACTGTTATCAAATACCCGCCATGGTGGCGCTATGGCGGATATACATGGTAGTTTTTTTCTCGCCGCTATAGTAAATATTGGCCAATACTGTGTATTTTTCTGCCATAATCTGCTATAACGGCACCGCAAAGCGACTAGTATGGCGGGATTTTGTCTCTCTACCATGGACTGACATCTGCCATCAACAATACTGATATCACGTGGGACTCTCATTAGTAACGCTAAATACATAAGTAGCGACGACAAAAATAACGTGTTTGAGATTTATGAAAGAGAAAGATAGATATTAAATTAAGGGAAGTTTTCTCTAGCCGCAAAAGTAATCATTAGCTCAAAAAAGTACAAAAAAATAAATAAGCAAAGTTGAACCCACAGTGTGAAAATGAATAAACCAACCCCGCAACTGTGAAGCAATTGCACCAGTTTTCTAGTCCGAGAAAAATACGCCTCACTCGGTGAAGAAACAATGACATTATCTTAGAACCCTTAGTCTTGATTTATTCTCCCACAGACAAAAGCATCAGAGACAAAAATTATTATAGCAGTAAATGGTGCCACAAGCCACGACACAACTTAGCAGTTCCTCGAAAAGAAGCAAATTCTCAACATCTAACAGAGAGAACAGACCTACACAGTTCTGAcaaaatcagaaaataaaatcctCAATTGATTACAAGTTCCATTGTCAACTACATAACCATGATCCTTTCGACAACAACAACCAATCCTTACCACATTAGGTGAGTTCAGTTACATTTATCAGTTAACACCATAAAGTCCTACTGAACCATGATCATTCCATAACTTGGCAAACGTTATCAAATGCTAGCATTATAATCATTTCCATCCTCGAAAGTTCAAGAATGTGCTTGAAAGAGCTTATATAGGTCAATCTTATGCCATTTTCAATAAGCAGTCTAGCATAGATTATGAAAAAAGCTCACAGATAATTGCTTATGCTACTAGTACTTAATTAAGTAGTTTGTTTATCCAAACAAGGTCTTAATAGGTTTTCAAATAAGTTGTTGACCCAAACACAACCTAATTCTGAAGCATAATTCATGTATTTCAATTCAAAAAGTAAGATGAACTGAAAGTAAAAATCACCACAAAAAAAAAGGATAATTTTCTACTCATTAGGGCTCAATCGAATCAACATTAAAAttgaagaaagcaaagaaaaagtAAAGAAAGAAAAAGTGAAACATACCTCCAATATCCAAAGCAAGATGATAAACGTCAGTTGATGACGAGTTAGGGTCCGAAATTGCTTGAATTTGAAACTTTCTAGAATCCATTTTTCCCCTTCTTGTTGTGATAATTAACTATCTTTATCTTTATGATTCTGAGTTTTATATATTATAAAATCGTAGAGAAAAAAACATGTGGGTTGGTTGGTAGTAGCTGTGTGTATATGACTTTATTCATGTATGTATGTACCTAAGAATAATCTATAATAATAATATGATTCACACCTTTCTTATTCTAATGTATCTATCTATAATATAATCTATAAGAAACTCAGAAAGGAACTTGACGATGTTTCTGTTTGAAGATTCGTTTTCTAGGAGAGAGGGATAAGTTTTAAGATTATTTTATTTGGTACTCTAACTTTTATCGATTCACTAAATTAATTcttatattttaaatttaaaaaatgattttgcttcttttatttttaatttgaatatttATTTTCTCTTACGTTTTTCTTTATAGAAAATAGATgaaatattcatttttttttaatttatatttgTATTTATAAAGTtcaaaaataaatttatttataatGATTTGTCATATTTCATAAATAAATTCTCATTTAAGAATTAACATAAGAATAAAATTAGTATAGTAGAGATGAGAATGATGTGATGGATGTGTGATAAGATTCGATATGATAGAACTAGAAATGTAAATATTAGAAAGAGTGTCGAGGTAGTGCCTATAGCGGAGAAGATTGTGAAAAATAGACTTAGGTATTTTTGACATGTAGAGAGAAGATCGGTAGATTTTGTAGTAAGAAGAGTATATTAGATGGAGAGAAGACAAACAATTAGAGGGATGAGAATACCTAGAAAGACTATTAGAGCAATTATCAAGAAAGAACTCAAGATTAATGATTTGGACAGAAACATAGTCTTTGATAGAACATTATGACGAAAGTTGTCCATGTAACCGATCTCACTTAGTGGAATAAGGCTTAGTTGTTGTTGTTATATTTGTcacacaaaaaaaatattaacATAATTAAAATTCAATATAAGAGAAATAAAAATTAGTTTACAACCACGCATCACGCGGGTCTCAATCTAGTTATTATTGAAAACATTTTCATTAGTAAAATTTTAAGACATCTATTTTTGATATTATGCCTAATGAGCTAAAAGTGTAAGTTCTCAGCATTAATTCTGACGGAAACCGCAATGATGTAGTTCAAAATCCTTTTGATGGAGGTATGAATTCGTGGAAGGATTTGTGTGACGCTTTTATTGTCTAATTTACTGTCCAAAAGTGAAAATCCACAATCATGGTCGTATTCAACGGGATCACACAGAAAAAGAAAGAAACCATGCATGGGTATATTGATCGTTTCACGAAAGTAACACTAGCAGTATGGGCACCAATGATAAACTAAAATGTTAGATGTTCAACAAGGGGATGAAACCGGGTTGCATTTTAGATATCACTCTTAATTTACAAAGCACATTTTTCCTTTCAAGTAAAATGCTCTTTTTCATTGGTGTTTGATTCATATTATTGTATcaattataattaaaaaaattatcatATTTGTCGCAACAAAAATCTTAACATAATTAAAATTCAatacaaaagaaataaaaatcagtTCACAAGTGCACATCGCGCAAGTCTCAATCTAGTTACTATTGAAAGCATTTTCATTAGTAAAATTTAAAGACATCTATTTTATGACATTAATTAAACTATGTGAATTTTTACTATTACGCCTAATGAGCTAGAAGTGCAAGTTCTCTGCACTAATTCTGATGGAAGCCGCAATGATGTGgtttaaaatcttctttgatgGGAGTATGAATTAGTAGAAGGAATTATGTAATGCTTTCATTGTCTAATTTATTGTCCAAAAGTGGAAATCCATAATCATGGCCATATTCAGCGGGGTCACTGAGAAAAAGAAAGAAACCATGCATGTGTATATTGACGTTTCATAAAAGTGACACTAACAGTAAGGGAACTGATGATAGATTAAAATGTTATATGTTCAAGAAGGGGTTGAAACAGGATTGCATGTTTTGGAAAAAGTTGAGGCTCAAGGGAGCTTGTAAGTTAAGTGATTTGTTGAATAGGGCACAATTTTATATCAATTATGAAAAGGAACTCCTGGATAAAGAGGGAAGGAGGTCGAGAGGCAGGGAACTTTGAATATGGTTGAGGGTCTAAAAGAGACAACAGTCGTCATAGAGAAGACGAGGATCGTAGACCCGAATCCAGGTTCGTCGCCTACACTCTTTTGGATGTTATCCGTTATAAGAGATTTTGTCAACACAAAAAAGAAATAAATATGAATAACATATGGATTGGGATAATTTTTTTTGCCTTAATAAGGGCATCCCATGATAAAGAAACAAAGAATCAGACACATCAACTTCGGGAGAGCTCTTGCATAGAGAAAATAATCGCCTAAATGGACCTATAGGTTTCCCAATTGGGTTGGGCCACCCGAGGTGAATCACCCGATAGGGTCTGGGTCATAACCCAATACTCGCATCACTTATCACACATGGCTACAAGTTGGCTAAGGAATAATGGTCCAAAGAATCACGCAAGGAGGAATAATTGATCCCTCCATCATGGGAGGAGAATATATCCCCTTTATTCCATGTTTTGGGGGATAGGGATACAACTCTTAAATCTTCATCCTAAGTCCAAAGTACACTTATATATAACTTGACTTGATAACTAGAGAGAGATCACAAAAATTTCCTTAGAAAAACATATAGGAGTTATCCACAACCTTTACGTAGGAGAGCTCTCAATACACCATAAACCCTAAACCATGTACAACTAACTCTACACAACTAGCAATTATCCATTATTATACATTTTAACATGTACAATTCGTAACCATAATGGGGACTTGGTATAAAAAAATTGGACCACACTCGTAATCAATAACCAATTCATTGCCCCGCCTCTGTCATCTTATCTAGTATGGTGAACTGGCGAGCAATACTTCGGTCGGCAGCAGGTCTGGCAACGACCGTGATGCCATAACAATGATGTGTGTCGTTATAAACGATTTGCATAGCCACAACCAGACTTTGGAGGATATTGTCATTAACCTTCAGTAGCACCAACAAGAGACATATCCTACTGAGGAGACAAAAATTATAGATCCTTAACCTCTCTCTCTGATGAGATTTAGGGAGCCCTTGTACTGAAAAGCTTCATGATACCCTCACTCACGAAGTTCTATGAATGTAGTGATCCCTAAGAACACTTTGTCTCCACTAACACACGGATGGAGATCATCGAAGCTTTGGACTCTTTGAAGTGTAGACTCCTCTCCACCATCTTTAGGGACGCCATATTCAGGTGGTAAAAAAACCTACAACGTCTGTGAGTTACTATCTATTAAAACCTGGTGAAAATTTTGGTCCACAAATTATTTGCGAGAAAATACAAGATGATGTCCACCACTGGCATGTTCAATGTTTGCCAAGGGCCTTTAGAATCTTTAATGAAGTACCTCTCACATTTCAACTAGGCGACTATCAAGGTCATTCACCAAAACAAGGAGATGTTCATATGAACCATCCAAAAAAAATTAAGGGTCAGACATTTCAATGAATCCCTCGCCAAGGAGTGGGCGTATGGAAATTCTGATTACTTACATCAGGATTGGGAAATCAAGCGAGTATAATTGACTAGTGGAGTTCTGCAGATATTCTCTATTGAAGATTCCTTCAAGAATCTTTAATGAAGTACCTCTCACATTTCAACTAGGCGACTATCAAGGTCATTCACCAAAACAAGGAGATGTTCATATGAACCATCCAAAAAAAATTAAGGGTCAGACATTTCAATGAATCCCTCGCCAAGGAGTGGGCGTATGGAAATTCTGATTACTTACATCAGGATTGGGAAATCAAGCGAGTATAATTGACTAGTGGAGTTCTGCAGATATTCTCTATTGAAGATTCCTTCAAGAGGCTTCGCCTAGGTCCATACGATATTCAAGCTTTCCAAGGTTCACTAGTTGGCATTTTTTGCGAACATTTGAAGGTAAAAGGCTACATCACCCTAAAAACCGTGTTCGGGCTAGAGGAAAATGCAAGGATGGCCCATGTTGGATTAGAACTAGGGACCTGTCATATTAAAAGCCTTTTGTCTCTTCCTTGTTCTAGTTGAACCATCACAACTTTGATAAAATTTGAACCATACAGATAAGATTAGCATGACCTATATGTGAAGATGATCAAGGTAAGTTACCTCGTGGTAGCCTTTTCCTCGTATAATACAATCATAGTAAAGACATGGTTTATTTGTAATAATTGGGAGACACTCTTTTTCACTGCATGGGAAGGACAACATTTGTCACCAATAGGGTTTGAACTCAGGACCTCCTTGAATCTatacatgccttaccactaggctagagaggtttttgttgaatacttatgtaatgaataaatattaatctaaatcttgattaagatagattaatggATTAATTTGGCATTATAGCTCCGTTTTGAATGCGGACGGATGCATTGgtaagataatgaaaaaggctattattatgatatcatattatagtgtattatgcgtcttacaaattctatgaattttattttgatgggtgttaaacatggttgatatgtttgattgtgaaataacatgactaaagataacgtaaaggattattattattgttccatgttataaaatattatgtgatttataaatgcc includes:
- the LOC127075076 gene encoding pantothenate kinase 1 codes for the protein MDSRKFQIQAISDPNSSSTDVYHLALDIGGSLCKLVYFTKDDDHFVDGEAEISSRNTSEKSKGNRDHPVLKGRLNFKKFETSKINDCIDFIKTMKLHLGGVQQQENPGNQPISIKATGGGPYKYADLFKERLGITLDKEDEMDCLVAGANFLLEVVDREAFTYMGDQRQFMQIDQNDLYPYLLVNIGSGVGMIKVEGDGKFERVSGTSIGGGTFWGLGKLLTKCKSFDELLELSYQGNNRAVDMLVGDIYGGTDYSKIGLSSTAIASSFGKAMSDNKDREDYKPEDIARSLLRMISNNIGQISYLNALRFGLKRIFFGGFFIRRHPFTMDTLSVAVNFWSKGEAKAMFLRHEGFLGAVGAFMSSDKHGLKELLVKQDAQQSPTKLSFAVNKLQGPLDGELNGDESIECSVYAA